The window TTCGGGATGTCTTGTGGACAGATAGCGCGGTTGGCGAGTGGCCGAGGTTTGTCGTCtgcttcgtcgtcggcggaggatgcaGCCTCAGAGACtagggaggaagatgatgaatCGGATGAGGCAATGTAGTCCACATCAGAAGCTAGGAGATGCAGCAGGTGGTAGACCGCAGAAAAGCCCAGCAGGGTGAGCTCAAGGGGATCGATGGGAAGCTGGTTGAATATACTGATCGCCTTGTCAACGGTGAAAGACGAGGGCAACGAGGTGTCGCCAGTGGAGCGAGCAGTGACGATGGCTGCGATCATAGCACACCGCACGGCAACAGAGATCTCTTCACGGACAGAAACCGGAAGCGACGAGTCCAGGAAATTCGATGCATGGCTCTGCTCGCCTTCTCTCTTGTCCTCTGGCAGCGCAGCGAGGACCGCACCAACGTTCTGGATTCGGTTCTGTTCAAATAAGGCCGCTTTCATGACAAGCGCGCGGGTGTATGCCGCGGAGAGACGAGGAGCAACATCAAGAGACATACTAATCTTCTCTTTGAAAGAATCACGGCTCGCTTTCGATAAGGGGCCTCCTTCGCTCGCTTCAAAGTAGTTGAGGAGCGCATTCTGGAGCAGATGGCTGGACCACCACGCTGCGAGAGCATCCATGCAGGTTTGAATCGCGggatcctcctccaccacgtCGAGAAGAACCTCGTCGTCCACACTACCTTCCTGTGTTGGCTGATTCCACGTAAGATTTACAGCCCTTTGCATGATGGTGTCGGTCATGACCTCCTCACAATCAAGCTCGAGTAGCGCAGCGAAGTTACTGGGAAGAGCCTCCGAATGGCCGTCGGGCAATGCATCGTTGATGCTTTTCGCAATGCCCCATTGGTACCTGGCAAGAGCACGCGCGACATCATTGGAAATGTGGAAAGTCCAAGAGCCTGATTCACCAACCCTGAAGAGCAAAATTCGAATGTGCAGAGCCTTGAGCATCATCCGCATCGGGGTGCTGGGAAGCGTTCCCGCAGCAAAGATCGTGAGGACAAGCCGGCTCTTGCTGATTTCGGGGTCACCACCCGTCAGCTGCGCGTCGATAGCAATGTCCCACGTTTTCACACGACCTATTTCATCCTCCTGTGTGATACCTGTGGCCCAGGAGTAGAGCTTCCACCCCATAAAGCACCGCAAGACATATTCAAAGCACCTCGAGGTCACCACATACCACTCGTGGAAAAACCTATGCCGTGGCACACCAGCCCGTTGCATACTAGTTAGCCAGGCTTGACGGCGGAAATCGCTAGAAGTTGCGGGTCCAGCCTTGCCCTCGGACTCCTTCGACGGCACTCGCTGGGTAGCGGGTTGTGCGTTGAAAAGGTAGACAAATACCACAAACGCACTGCCGACGACGAGAGTGGCGAGAGCGAAGAAGTGGGTGATAGCCCGGGCGTGCCACGAATACCAGAAATTTCTGAGATAGTATTCCCAATGCGCAACGGAAGGTGACTGAAGGTGGCGGAGGATATTGAACGGAAGAGCAAAAAGGCCTTTCGCGTCCGGCTCTGACTTGTCGGAACCAAAGCCTTCGAGAACCATGAGACCGGCCAGCGCTCCCAGCATGTATTTGTTGGGCATCTTTGACCGGCGGCGTTTGGTCTCGGGCGTGCTCTCGGTGTTTGATGGGTGCTTAATATACGACTCAGCGTAGGCCCCTTGTTGCGCGGTCTCCGCCCGGAATCGTTTCCAGGAATCGGGAACCTGAATGAGACCCTCGGGGGGGTTTTTGGATATAGGCGAGCTCTCACTGGAGATTTCTTCGGGGTTCGAGAATACACTCGGGGATTTGGTGTGCCCGGACTCCGTCGATACGGCGCAGTCACTATGTGGGGAAACGGAAGCCGCAGAAGTGACAGCTTGGTCTGCTGTCTTGTCCACCTGGCGCAACCGGTTCTTCAGTGATGTGTTTTCGTCTTCCAGTCGTTTGTTGCGAAGCTCGAGATGCTTGATGTAATCTGTCGCCTTGGCCAAAATGGAGGCCTTGTTCAGCTTGTTCGCCGGTGTCACGCCGTcagcctcgtcatcatcatccggTAAATCCCCGCTAGAGTTTTTTAAGGTCCGCAGACTGGGCACGCTATCTCGCAGCTCAGCAATTTTTTCGTTCAGATTGGCACGGTATCGTTTCTCAATGACGTTGTGTGCTCGCTTCTTGGCAGGCACCTTCTTGCCGTAGCCCGATTGTACCGGACCAGTGAAGGTAGatgcatcatcatcactTCCGGTTTTTCGCTTCCGACTGGTCCCAATACTCGAACTGGGTGAGATCATGCCAGACTGCTGCGGTCGTTGTGTCTGTGAGCCATTGACGGTCCCCTCTGGAGAAATTTCCATCACCCCCAGTGGAAGTCGTGGTGAGAAGTCTTGCTGGTGAATCTGGCCTTGGGAGCCAGTGGATGAATGAGGTGAAACAAACGGGGGGTCCATGGAGCTTGTTGGCTTATGATCACCTTCTAAAAACATCGGGTCGTCCCATCTCATCCATTGCGTCCAGTCTTGGTTTTCATTTTCGTTTGCCCCGTCATCCTGACGTGGAGGGGAGAATAGTTGAAAGTCACTATCCATGCCGAGGCCAGAACATGGGTCAGTAACGGCTAAGAATTGGATCTGGTGAAACTATTGCCCGGGCAGGATGGTTGACACTAGAGTATGTGTTAGTAACGAGGGTTGAACAGGGTTTCGCACAGGGATGGCCAGGTTTGGAAGATCACAGGCATTAATCCCGCATCGGCTACCGGCGGTTGATCTCTTGGAGGCCTGATAAGGAGAGACGCGGTACTCACTCGGTAATATACAAGATTCGCTTGTGTTGAAGATGCAGTACACAAGTAGCAGTGCCAGAGAAAGTAAGACAAAAGATAggatgaaggaagaagggaagaagatgatgaaaGGACCGGAAGAAGCGGTGGATTGAGACGAGGCGCAGGTCGACAAGGATAGGTCCAGTGTACCCACCCAATCCAGGCAGCTAACCCAGGGATCGGAGTGGGtttggtgaagaagaagtaacTATTGCGCTGCAATGCGCAGACAATTGACCCTGGTGGGACTGCGTGATCGGCCTGTACTCCAAACCACGCGAGACAGTAATAGTAAAAGAGAAACGGTGGAGAGGAGGCAAGTGAGGTGTTGGACAGTCGCAGTGGATTATTGGGTGGTTAGTTAATGGGAGTATTCTCAACAGAGTAAGTGCTGGTGCACGGCGGACGGGCCAGGATTGAGCGGCCTTCCAATTTTGGGTGGTATGATCCCGGCTCGTCGCTCTTCCGTGACAGGGGGCGTATCGTGGCCGTTATTACTGCTGAGTCAATGCATGGAGAATTGTATTGGATGTATTCAGACGTATCTGTTACACAATTATTATTGGCTGCCTGCGGCCCCACCACTGCCCCTGCTTACTtcagcaccagcagccatgtGATCGTGAACTATATTCCATCGCAGCTGAATTAACACTCGAAAGACTCGTTTAGATCTCTGAAAGACAATTTCCAGTCACTATTCTTTTCCGGAAGGATTTGCGTAAGAGCCCACCCGATTTTTTCTTGGCGGCCCGCACTTTCATCTTATCTGATCGTCCCCACCATCGCAAATTGGAGCAGGACTACGTATGTATGGAGCAGAACAGAATACTAGTGGAGCAGCGGCTATCCGGTGTCGGCGTTGACATCACAGGTCTCATTGCTCTCGCATACCTCCAGATCGTCTTGATACCTTTACTAGCAGGCAATGATTCGTCTAGAGCGCTTTTTCAGCACTCGAATCAGATCGATTTGGTCAAAGAATTCTTTCAGTGCTTTCTAACTACGTATACTTCCAACTTAACTATAACGTAACGGACTAACATCTAgatcgccttctccatctcccccaCTGCGCCCATCAACTCCCTCACCGTCTTCTTGACTCCCTCACCGGCCTCCTCATACGGCGTGCGTGGCTTCAATTTCTCCATCGCATTCTCAATCCCCGCCGCGGGTGCCGAGTAAAGCGCGACCGCATACTTAGTCGATGCAATCCCGCCCTTACACGGACtctccgccaacgccgacTTCCGCTGCAACTCCATAGCCTCTGTCATCTTACCCGCCGTGAAGAGGTCAAACACCCGCGACGCGGTCTTCGGAAACACATTCGCAAATGCAGAAATACACCCCGCGGACCCGACGGTCAGCCCCGCAATCAGGAAATCAGACTGCCCACCGAAGATGGCGAATTCGCTAGGACCAAAAGTAGCAGCCAGACGGGTGATTTTGCCCACGGATCCGCAAGTCAGTTTCACACCGACAATATTCGACATCCCATTGGGACTGGCGGCCGCTGATTCCTGTACAATGTCCGTGATAGTCTCTGAATCTATATCGACGCCGTTGCATACGCCGGGGAAATTGTAGATCAGGACGGGGAGCGGGCTGTTGCGCGCGACATCTGCAAAGAACCGCTTGACGACGCTCATATTCGTCGCTTTGCCGAAATATGCCGGTGGCAGGACGAGCAGGTAGTTTGCTCctgcggctgcggcgtcgTGCGCTAGTTCCAGTGTCTGCTTTGTGGAATGCGTGCCCACGCCCGCCATGAGGGGGTAGTCGGGCCCGACTGCTTCGCGCGCGGTGGTGATAAGCTGTGCGCGCTCTTCGCGGGTTAGGAGGAATGCTTCCGAGTTGGTGCCCATTATTACTAGACCGGCGAGACCGCTGCGGGAGAGGTAGGCGTAGTATTTCTTTTGGGACTCGAGGTCCAGTGTGTCGGTGGCATTGTCGAAGATTGTTACGGCGGGACACCACACGCCGGCTTTGGGGATTCGGGGTTGCGGGGTGACTTGAGCTGCTTGGGAGCCCATGTTTGCGGTGATTTGGGGACGTGAGATAAATTACGGACACGGTTCTTGGTATGCTGTTGCAATATTTTAGACCATAGGAGGTAAGTTGTGTGAATTCAAACAGCCCGCTTCTTATATTTCCGTCAATCGGGGTGCCGATGTGGGGAAGAAGTAGCTGGAAAAGAATCCGGGTCGGAGCGTTGCCGATAAGCGTGGGGGTTATCTATGAGTCGGGAGTTCTTAGCACGGGATCCCAACTACGTTTTCTGTTATTGATACAACAAGTGTTGAATATCCCTGAGGATATACAGGCTCGGATCCATTCCTATAGCATTGACACCCGCAATCCATTCTTTAATTAACCCGAAATAGAAACCCTGATAAGCAAGAATGCAGCCGAATCGCAGATCAAATGGGTggtcgtcatcatcatagCAAACCGAGTTTAATGCTGCGTCAGTTGGTCAGTCGAGTCAGATAACAATAGTCGTTGCCATCAACTTACAGTAATGTCTTCCCATTTCTCCCAGCCACGCCCACGAACTTGGGCCAGTTCCTCCGTAGTGAACTGTTTCCCGGTTGTGAAATAGCCCGCATTGATCTTAGCGTCAATCTCGACGCGGGAGTCACTCGGGATCATATGCTCCGGGATCGGGActcgctcgaggatctcgatgcCCGACTGCACGATGGCGTCGTACTTCATGTTAGACATGGAGAGCATACGGTCGATTTTCTTGATACCCAACCAGTGGAGGATATCGGGCATCAGGGCCTGGAATCGCATCTACAGAACGAAACAGTCAGCATGGTCCCTCTAaatcgatgatgatgatatccatACATCGCGCACTCCGGCAATGTTCTCCGTCCGCGTGAAGTACTTATCGGCAGTATCTCCTCCGCGCTTGCGGGCATTATACACCAGATACTTGATCACCTCTCCCAACGCTCTTCCCTCCTTGCGGAAGTAAATGACCACGCCACTTCCACCGCTCTGCGCTTCACGGATCGCCTCGTGAATGCCAAAAGCCAGATACGGTCGACAGGTGCAGATATCTGACTGGAACACGTCGCTGCCATTGCACTCGTCGTGAATCCGCAGGGCCAGTTTAACATTCTCGTCGGACACCCGCTCGGGCGGGCCGAAGATGTACACTGTGAGGCCGCCAATCGGAGGAAGGAAGACTTTGAGGTCGGGCCGAGTGATCAGCTCCGGGTAGCTTCCACCAGTATGTTCGAACAATGTCCGTCGAAGGGTTCCCTCGTCCACCCCGAATCGCTCAGCAACACCTGGCAGATACCAGACCGGCTCCACGGCCACCTTCGTCACGCGGACTTCCCCAGACGAATCGACCACGATCGATCCATCGACCTCTAGCTGGCCGTCGCGGACTGCCTCGCCAATCTCCGCCAGTTTCATGTTAGCCCGAGTAATAGCCATGGTCGGACGAATGTCCCAGCCcgcatccagctcctcacGAAATTGATTTACAATATCATGACCAAATGGATCCATCGAGACAATCTTCGTCTTATCTGCCCATGCAGACTGAAAGGGGAAATCAAATGTAGGCTGGCTATTGCGAAGATCCGGTCGAAACTCCGGCTCCAGCTCACCGGCGGCAACTGCCAGGGCATTGTAGATACTGTAGCTGCCGCCATGGGCGCCCATGGCATTGCGGCGTTTGAGCAGGTTCGCGCTGCGCGACGCGATCACGGGCCCGCGCGCTTTGGCGTCGGCGCCACCCCATTCTAGTGGGATAGGGTCGATGCCGCTCTGTCCTGGATACGTAGTCAACTGCGCAGAATCAGCATCCACAATACGAAGATCTCTCCAGCCCGAGACTGGGCAGCCATACTACAATGTGCTTGCTGTATCGCGTTGGAGCTGTGGGAGATGCGGCTGTTGGGACGGCTGGCATGGTGGTAGGGTCACTCATGGAAGAGCGAGCAAGTGTCTACTGAATTGTGGGAAtagaggaaaaggaagaggaggaggagaaggaggtgagGAGGTACAAGAGCAGGTGACTCCGCACGTTATCTCTCCCCTTATCTGGTGGGGCCCGTTCGGAGTTCGTTGATTGTCTTCGGAGTTCCGAACGCCGACCATGCCTGTATTAAGAACACTACCCATTAGTTATACCCCTCCCGTTTGCAAGTTCAGAATTAACCATGAAGTTAGTACCTCTGTCTAACACCCAGATTCCTCTCTGACTGATTGCAATAGCTCTCGTCGTCGCAATGGCAAGCAGGCTTCATGCGAGCTCTGTCGCCGTGACAAGGTCCGCTGCGACCACGCTCTGCCCGTCTGCAACCGCTGCAAGGCGCGCGGAGTGTCGAGCCAGTGTTTCTACCATCCTGCGCCCATGACTCGACCAAAGGGGCGGCGCATTTTTCCCTTGGCGGAAGGGGTGCCTTTTGACAGAGCCAGGTGTGTTccagtctttcttttcggGGATGAATGTCCATTACACAAACGATCTGTATAGTACATTGTGAGAGCTTTCCTTCTGATCATCCTCTAGGAGCACTGGTCCAAGTGAATCTTCATCTCAATCGAACACGCCAGTAGCCACTGGCCATGTCTCGCCGTCACGGCACAAGCCTCTACTGTCCGGCTACTTCGGCCCAACAAGTTTTGTCTCTTCCCTGTCCGACGATGTTGACCTGTCTTCGGACAGCCAAGGATTGGAGGAAGAGACGGGGCATCGAATGTTACCCCCATATTGGGTGCAAAAGATCTCCGAAGTGTTACTCGCGCTGGGAGATTTCTCAACGATCGAGGAACTGGTTCGAGAATACTATGAACTGAGTCAAGCTGCCGTCATAGCATCGCCATTTATATTTAACAGCCTCGCTTCCATCAAGGCGATATGCAAGGAACGAATCGATAGTCGCGACTTTGATGACTTTACGTCTTCGTTGACTGTGCGCATTATCCAAAACACAGCGGAGACGTTTAACATTCCATTCACGACTCGAGGCGCCGATGTTCACACGCTTTTCACGGGGGCACGGATTCGTCTAGAGATCATTGGTGTCATTTGCTCTATCGCAGGCCGAGCTTGCTATTTCTGGCTTGCTCAAAAGAGATTTGATTCGCAGACTTCTCGCTCTCACTTTACGCGGAAGATGCTTGCAGCTAGCGACGCTGCACTGCAGACATGCAAGATTTTGACGCCTCTGAATGACCTCACGATATGGCTTGTCCATGagaacctgctgctgtccCATGTGATAAACGGAGCTTCAAGTTAGCCGTATTTCCCACTTCATGACGACTACTAACCCCTTCAGGTCCACATGTATGGAGTCGGCTCGGAGAACTCTCGACTGATATCTTCGCACTGGGTTTGCACCGAGAGCCAAAGGGCTCAAATGAGATCCCAGAATTTATGTTGGAATGTCGTCGACGGCAGTTCGCGGCAACATATCAACTAGACAAAAATCTTGCCACGTTCCTCGGTCGCCCTCCTCGAATCCCTTTGCGATACTGCGATTGCCGAATGCCTCTTGATATCAGCGACGAAGCACTGGCGGCTGACGGCCTGGGCCTTAACAGCCCACAGGAAGTGATTGATTCCAGGGGTTGGAATATCAACGGGTTGTTCCAGCGGTCATCCTGGCTGCGAGTGCGTTTCATCGTCAACACGTTTCGCGACGAAATTCTTGAAGTCTCTCTCCAAGGCATGAATCCATCGACTGCCATTCTTCTACAGTAAGAACCCTGCATTCTGTCTCCCATTACAGATCTAACATTTCTGACAGGGACATCTCCGATCGATGCCATTCCGCTTGGGAGTCATTCCCTATTCACCTACGATACAACCCGCAGAGTTGGGACAACagtcttccagcagcagtTTCCTTAATGCCGATATTCTGCTACCTGGCCTACCTATACAACGACTTCCTCATCCAACGACTCCTCACCGAAAAGAACAACCCTAGAGGGAACGCCGCTCTTCTTTCTATCAGCTCGGACCTTCTATCAACTGTCCTGAGAGTAGGCATGCAGCGCGATCACGCGGTTGATCATCGCTCGGACTTTACATTGACGGTAAGTCTCCGTCCCCTTACATTACCTGCAAGAAACCACCAAAACTAAACCCCATGCCCCCAGATATTACTCTACGGTTTCCCCAGCGCCAACCTCCTAATCAAAGCTCTACAACACCACAAACGCAGCGGCGAGCCATTCCTCTACAAGGGCTCCCGTCCAGCTCTCATTCGCAATCTAAGCGTCTTCATCTCTCATCTCGAGTCGATTGCACGCCCCGATAATGCAAGCTACGCCCTCTTCCAGCGTGCCAGCCAGGCATTTTCGAAGATCATTGATGAGGTTCTCGAGCCGGATTCCGTGGCTCCAGATACCCAGCTTACCGAGGTGCCGCTGTTTGACTATGATCAGatggtggatgtggatgggtTGGATTGGTTTAATATGCTGGATTTTGGGGTTGCTTTTAATCAGTGGTTGTTTTGAAGTAGATTCAAGTTGCAGTCGGTGGGTGTATAAGAATCTGTGATGTATATTGAGGCATATTTCTTGTGGCAACAAAATCTAGTAGGAAATCTCAGGGGATCGAGTATAAAGACGGCAGTCACCATCACCCTCATTACCACCCACTCCCCGCGAGCATACGTAGCTGTCTGGAACATTGGCGGAGCTGATGCAGTGATGGAGGCAATTGGTAAAACGGCAAGGTCCGTTGCAGCTACAAGACAAGACCTAGACAGAGTAGCGTGAGATTCGTAATTGCATTTGGTATCTATTCAACTATCCTCCCAGATCCTTTAGCCCTAATCACATCAGAACCAGGAGCCCACCCGTTCCGTAGAGGCTCAAACTAAAACAAATTTTGTTTCTAGGACATTTGGACATAGTTCGCCTGGGAGCGCGGGTTCTTGATCGTCTTCTTAATGACTTTCTCCACCTCGTCCCAGTCGTCGGTGTCCACTCGGTCGATATTGCATCCGAAGTGTTCCTGGATCTTGCGGAGCATATCCCACTCATCCCGGTTCgagacgaaggagatggcaACTCCAATGCGGCCGAAACGGCCCGTTCGGCCGATGCGGTGCAGGTAGGTCTGATAGTCGGGTTCGCGGGACTTGGAGCCGGGGGTGAATGCCTCGGGGATATCCTGAAAGGAGTCAGTTTGGCGTTCAAATCGGTAGAGGACAGACCTACGTAGTTGACGACCAGGGACACGGTCGACACGTCAATTCCACGAGCAAGAAcgttggtggtgatgagaACCTTGGCGTCACCACTGCGGAAAGCATCAATCACGGCATCACGCTGCGAGCCTTCGATACCACCGGTCAAAGACGCGACGGTGTGGCCTTCGGCAACCATGcgcttctcgatctccacAGCGGAGTTACGGGTCTAGGGATGTCAGTGCAAAAACGCGACGAAAGAACTGAATCAACTGACCCTGACGAAGATAATGGAAGATCCGACAGTGAGAAGCCCGTAGAGCTGCACCAGGTTGCGATACTTTTCATCGTCGTTGTTACAATCCATGTAGAGCTGTTTGATACCCTCGACCGTCAACTCCTCGTGCTTGAGGGTAATTTCGTTCGCGTCCGGAGCGAACTTGCCCGCATAGCGGTGGACGTGGGTAGGAAAAgtggcggagaagagaacGACTTGAATGGTTCGGGGAAGCATGCTGAAAGTGCCATTAGCTAGATGCTCTCCATGTTTTGCAGTTGAGACTTACGCCTTGACACGGATACACTGGTCACCCAGACCCTGCTGGTCAAGCATGttgtcggcctcgtccagGACAAGCACCTTCAACTGGCTCGCGTTCATGATGCGCTTCTTGATCATATCCTGCACCGTACCAGGCGTACCAACGACCACCGAGCAAGCCATTTGAGTCGGACGTGTAGCGCTATCGGCGGGAACAGCAGTCCCAATGATGAGGCCGTCCAGGAACTGGCCCATGACCTGAATAACACCGACAATCTGGCGCGCCAGCTCACGTGTGGGGGCGAGGATCAGAGCCTGGGGTGTTTTCTGCGACTGCTCCGAAGAGAGATCCAATCGGCTAAGGATGTTGAGAGTAAAGGCCGCGGTCTTTCCGGTACCAGACTGTGACTGTCCGACGAGGTTGCTGGGGGGGTTGCGCATGAGCAGGGGCAGAGCACGTTCCTGCACCTTGGAAGGCTTGCGGAAGTTCATCGCAGACAGGCCCTTGAGGATACGTTCATCCCTATTGTTGCATTCTCATCAGCATGGGCGTTCTTGTTGTGTTCGAAGAAAGCCACTTACAGGCCGAGATCCTCAAAGTTGGTGACCGAGTACAATGGGTTGTTGGGATCGGCTTGCTGGTCGCTCAGCTTAACCTCAACTGAGTAGTCAGGCTCCTGGAGCTCGGAGCCGCGCAGCTCAGAAGGGGCGCCATCACCGGGCTTCTCGGTTTCTATTGGGACGAGGGATTAGCTGGTTGTTCACAAAGTCTCGTCCCGCAGAAGTTCAAGGTTGGTGCCGTTCGTACCGGCAGGCTTCGGCGCGTCGGGCTGGGTGACGCGATCCGCCAGGGATCCACCGGCAGGGGAAGCCTCAGACGCCATTATGCTACAGGTGAAGAAGAATCGAGAGTGAGTCGGAGGAGAGagcgaaggaggaggaggggtTGGCGGGGTTGGAAAAAAATCAAGGATGACACTGCAGCCACTGCGCTTGCTGGGCCAGCAGGTTCTTAAGTACAAAAAGCACTGCAACCAGATCCAAGGGACCGTAGAAGCTGAATAGAGGCAACAATGAGGTGAATTgggaaggtgaagaagaagagtgaagACAACAAGCACAACAATGATCGGTGAATTGCATGGCGACGGGAAGGGACTAGGCCCAACCCGGTTAGTGCCATCCCGGTATGTATGCCTTCATGCCTCAGGACAAGTAATtgtcatctctctctctctctcccacctTCAACAATACTAGTCTCCTGCGCCTCCCCACGATTGTTGGCGTTGTTGTGGACAGTGGCACATTGAGGCCCAAGTGACGTACAGCGCCGACCTGCCGATCGTGACTGCCTGTTGTCTCATGCGCAGTCTGACACCCATTTCAACccagccatggcggcagCAGATGTGGCTCCCCAGTTCGGAGCAGAACTGAAGGTGAGATCTCCCGGTCACAGTCGCAGACAGATCACTAACGggctcttttcttccctaGGATTCATTCAAACCGGTCAACTCTTGGGTATGCCCCTCAACGTTCTTCCCCGCAACGAGTCCCGCGCGTGAGACTGATTTGACTCCCCCCTTAGGTATCGAACGGGATATCCTGGCTAGACGAGGTCCAGCAGTTCTACCGAGAGCGCAGCCTGATCGAGAAGGAGTACGCCAGCAAATTGACCGCACTCTGCAAGAAATACTACGACCgcaagtcgaagaagatcagCCCCCTCAGCGTCGGCGATACCCCGACATTGACTCCCGGCTCTCTCGAGAGTGCGTCGCTGACTACCTGGACGACACAATTGAACGCCGTCGAATCCCACGCCGCCGATCGCGACCGATTTGCCACAGATTTGGTCGCCCAGGTGGCGGAGCCACTAAAACATGCCGCCGCGCAATATGAGGAGATCCGCAAGTCTCATGTGGAATACCACGGGAAGCTGGAGAGGGAACGCGATGCATCCTATGGAGAATTGAAGAAGGCAAAGGGGAAATATGACGGTGCCTGTCAGGAAGTCGAATCGCGGCGAAAGAAAGTGGAGTCATCATTCGACCACAGCAAGCCCAAGGCGCAGGCCGCTTACCAGCAGCAAATCATGGAAATGAACAACTACAAGGTATGTGTCGGAGATCTGAACTGGTGCATATCGGTTGCCAACGATGTGTTCTAGAACCTCTACCTGATCAACATCAATGTAACGAATAAACTCAAGGAGAAGTTCTTCCACGAATATGTCCCCGAGATCTTGAATGTGAGTGCCAAAATCTTTGCCGGGATCAGGTCGTATCAGCTAACACCCCGCATAGGGCTTACAAGATCTCAATGAAACTCGGGTCACGCGACTAAACGCCTTGTGGATTCTCGCCGCACAACTGG of the Penicillium psychrofluorescens genome assembly, chromosome: 1 genome contains:
- a CDS encoding uncharacterized protein (ID:PFLUO_000604-T1.cds;~source:funannotate), producing MDPPFVSPHSSTGSQGQIHQQDFSPRLPLGVMEISPEGTVNGSQTQRPQQSGMISPSSSIGTSRKRKTGSDDDASTFTGPVQSGYGKKVPAKKRAHNVIEKRYRANLNEKIAELRDSVPSLRTLKNSSGDLPDDDDEADGVTPANKLNKASILAKATDYIKHLELRNKRLEDENTSLKNRLRQVDKTADQAVTSAASVSPHSDCAVSTESGHTKSPSVFSNPEEISSESSPISKNPPEGLIQVPDSWKRFRAETAQQGAYAESYIKHPSNTESTPETKRRRSKMPNKYMLGALAGLMVLEGFGSDKSEPDAKGLFALPFNILRHLQSPSVAHWEYYLRNFWYSWHARAITHFFALATLVVGSAFVVFVYLFNAQPATQRVPSKESEGKAGPATSSDFRRQAWLTSMQRAGVPRHRFFHEWYVVTSRCFEYVLRCFMGWKLYSWATGITQEDEIGRVKTWDIAIDAQLTGGDPEISKSRLVLTIFAAGTLPSTPMRMMLKALHIRILLFRVGESGSWTFHISNDVARALARYQWGIAKSINDALPDGHSEALPSNFAALLELDCEEVMTDTIMQRAVNLTWNQPTQEGSVDDEVLLDVVEEDPAIQTCMDALAAWWSSHLLQNALLNYFEASEGGPLSKASRDSFKEKISMSLDVAPRLSAAYTRALVMKAALFEQNRIQNVGAVLAALPEDKREGEQSHASNFLDSSLPVSVREEISVAVRCAMIAAIVTARSTGDTSLPSSFTVDKAISIFNQLPIDPLELTLLGFSAVYHLLHLLASDVDYIASSDSSSSSLVSEAASSADDEADDKPRPLANRAICPQDIPNLGRVAAELVYWARNAYNPAFYGFSSDLVDVVVKSCSELCENAGIDVNDYLRAVPEPSQSKKRRWRRRRGGSDQSVSSDADQEQDLMDMQFIKPLQRERSASNDTGYGSLSVEEDGQPAPNNVPDKAQEVSA
- a CDS encoding uncharacterized protein (ID:PFLUO_000605-T1.cds;~source:funannotate), translated to MGSQAAQVTPQPRIPKAGVWCPAVTIFDNATDTLDLESQKKYYAYLSRSGLAGLVIMGTNSEAFLLTREERAQLITTAREAVGPDYPLMAGVGTHSTKQTLELAHDAAAAGANYLLVLPPAYFGKATNMSVVKRFFADVARNSPLPVLIYNFPGVCNGVDIDSETITDIVQESAAASPNGMSNIVGVKLTCGSVGKITRLAATFGPSEFAIFGGQSDFLIAGLTVGSAGCISAFANVFPKTASRVFDLFTAGKMTEAMELQRKSALAESPCKGGIASTKYAVALYSAPAAGIENAMEKLKPRTPYEEAGEGVKKTVRELMGAVGEMEKAI
- a CDS encoding uncharacterized protein (ID:PFLUO_000606-T1.cds;~source:funannotate), which translates into the protein MPAVPTAASPTAPTRYSKHIVLTTYPGQSGIDPIPLEWGGADAKARGPVIASRSANLLKRRNAMGAHGGSYSIYNALAVAAGELEPEFRPDLRNSQPTFDFPFQSAWADKTKIVSMDPFGHDIVNQFREELDAGWDIRPTMAITRANMKLAEIGEAVRDGQLEVDGSIVVDSSGEVRVTKVAVEPVWYLPGVAERFGVDEGTLRRTLFEHTGGSYPELITRPDLKVFLPPIGGLTVYIFGPPERVSDENVKLALRIHDECNGSDVFQSDICTCRPYLAFGIHEAIREAQSGGSGVVIYFRKEGRALGEVIKYLVYNARKRGGDTADKYFTRTENIAGVRDMRFQALMPDILHWLGIKKIDRMLSMSNMKYDAIVQSGIEILERVPIPEHMIPSDSRVEIDAKINAGYFTTGKQFTTEELAQVRGRGWEKWEDITH
- a CDS encoding uncharacterized protein (ID:PFLUO_000607-T1.cds;~source:funannotate) — encoded protein: MNSRRRNGKQASCELCRRDKVRCDHALPVCNRCKARGVSSQCFYHPAPMTRPKGRRIFPLAEGVPFDRARSTGPSESSSQSNTPVATGHVSPSRHKPLLSGYFGPTSFVSSLSDDVDLSSDSQGLEEETGHRMLPPYWVQKISEVLLALGDFSTIEELVREYYELSQAAVIASPFIFNSLASIKAICKERIDSRDFDDFTSSLTVRIIQNTAETFNIPFTTRGADVHTLFTGARIRLEIIGVICSIAGRACYFWLAQKRFDSQTSRSHFTRKMLAASDAALQTCKILTPLNDLTIWLVHENLLLSHVINGASSPHVWSRLGELSTDIFALGLHREPKGSNEIPEFMLECRRRQFAATYQLDKNLATFLGRPPRIPLRYCDCRMPLDISDEALAADGLGLNSPQEVIDSRGWNINGLFQRSSWLRVRFIVNTFRDEILEVSLQGMNPSTAILLQDISDRCHSAWESFPIHLRYNPQSWDNSLPAAVSLMPIFCYLAYLYNDFLIQRLLTEKNNPRGNAALLSISSDLLSTVLRVGMQRDHAVDHRSDFTLTILLYGFPSANLLIKALQHHKRSGEPFLYKGSRPALIRNLSVFISHLESIARPDNASYALFQRASQAFSKIIDEVLEPDSVAPDTQLTEVPLFDYDQMVDVDGLDWFNMLDFGVAFNQWLF